Sequence from the Besnoitia besnoiti strain Bb-Ger1 chromosome Unknown contig00014, whole genome shotgun sequence genome:
ACAGCTCTGAGACCTTTTTTGAGGGGCAGGAGGCTGCGAATGTGAGAGATAGGAAAACTATTCGGTAGGAGCTCGTTCGTTGTCGGGTAcggctctgtctctccttaTCTTTCCTGCATCTACTTTCCTGAAAACAGAACTCGCCACGGAGGGGGTGCTCGTTTGTGTCTTGTGTCGTAGTCCGTGAGATCTATCTTGTGTAAGGTCTACACACGAATTGTGCTGGCGGTGTTCAAGTTGCTTTCTCGGTGTTCTCGGTCTCCGACTACCGCTCTGATGTTTCAAGGGCGACTGGAACCCTGGTATCTGGTGTGAAGTGCCTCAGTTTCCCTGTATGTATCTGCGGCAGCAAAGGCCCGCTGTGGGGTATATTCGCCAGGCGTCAGACAGGGTTCACATCTTGATTTGCTATGGATTTTGCTGCGGGATACCATCTCCTGCGTGGAATTCAACCAGTTCTGTCTTTGCTGCGAGATATATGTTGTGTTGTCGGGACGTCGCCCTGCCCTGACAAAGTCAGGGAGGCGGGGAGCTCACTCAGCGAAACTGAAAGCTGGTGATATGTTCATGTGTCGAGTGATAAAAAGTTCCCGAGTGCTGCATAGCAATGTGCATGACTGCTGTTGCTTGTGTGGAGCTGCGCGCAAGCCTGGTTTTGGCTAGGCGAGGAGTAATTCTCAAAGCCTTGGTTCTCCAGCCGTTCCCGAGTTATTATGTTTCTCCCCGATTGCGTCCCGCGTAGTTTAACGGGATGACCTCTGCACTGATTGTCCTTGGTGAGAAAGCCATTGGATTGTTCGTTGTCTAGAGTTTCTTCCCACATGCATGACCAGGTTGCGATTTACATGGTGTGGATATGTAGTAGCCTtttgttctctctctctgggaGTAAGCTTCGCATCCGCAGTGGCGTGATGTCGTGCATGTAGGCGGGGGGCCATGTACCTAGAGCCTTAATAGCAGGAGTGTTTTGGGCCGTAGCTGGTAGTGGAGTAAAGCTGTCACACTGTCTAGTGCAAGAGCTGGCTCGTCTTGTCGCAGTGGGCGTGGGTGTATCTATTTGTGTGTGGCCAGTGTCTGATCCAGTATCCGCGCATTGTAATGGCCCAGCCATTCGTTTTTCGAATCCGCTCTCGATCACGGGTTACGACTAACTGAAACTGTAGAATGAATCGGTCGCCACGCGTCCTCCTGAAGAGCGCCCACGATGAGAAGAAGTGCGAACTGCCAGAAGTTTCGTCAGTTTTCCTTCCTGCAAGGAATCGGTACCGGTGTGCATAGCTGAGCAGCTCTGACGTGGCGACGTAAGCAGCGTACTAAGGTGGCACTCTGGAGGAGCTACGGAACGTCACTGCCTTGACAATGCGCTGTGCTACGTCAAGCAACGGATGGTGTTCGGCAGTGTGTTACTCTGCGGGTTAATGAAATGCCTCGTTCCGTACTGCTTCCTTAGTTATATGGGGCGACCTGCGAAATATGGATGTGTGTGGCACCCAGCTCTCGACACcacggaggccgcgggccgGAACCATAAAATTCGTAAACTTAGTACTAGAGCTGTCTGTCAAAGAAGATTGAGTCTGTTACACGAAAATGCGCACGTATGTACCCAAGCGACGTTACTTTTGGAAACCAAGGGGTTCATTCAACAGAAAGGCAACACCATAGAGGAGTTTACCTCCCCACGTTCCGTTCGTGGATGACGTCCGCCATAGGTCTGCCTCCATCTTCGTATTCGTGCCTGCTGATGCAAAACTTTTCGAAGGTTCCCAGACTCGCGAGCATTGAACCCCCCACCCATGCACTAAATCGTCTGTGGCTATCTGCAGCAATAAAGAAAGGATCCTTTTCTTCCGGCTGTATGCACAACAGCTCGCCATGCAACCTGTTAGCGAAATTCTTCAAAAGAGAAGAGCCCCCAGCGAGAACTATGTTCTTCCGCATCTCTTCTTGGAACTCGGGATCTGTAGTTGCAATAGCAGAATGGACTAGGCTTTGCAGTGTCTCGCACGTGTGCAGTTCGCTTTGCAGGGATGGTGGAACTTCGTCCAGATTCGGAGTGTCTCGAACCTCTATAGAATCGTCGAATAGAAGCTCAGCTGGCCCAAAGCGGACCTGCTGgtcgagctgcagagggcaGAGAACACAGTGCATTGGCAGGAACGAATAGTTTATTTCCCGTATAGGGCCTCGAACTGTTCAGTTTACCCAAACCGTTCAGTTTTCCGAGCTTCCTGCAAATGTCCCGAAACTTTTATCGGTCAGAGGCACATAGCTTTGCAAAATGGACTGTGAAAGGGGCTGCAGTCTCTGTATCCCTCAAAGGCACTGCCACGTCATGCCAAGGGCTGCTCAGGGTGCTCTAACTGGGTGGTGCAGCAGGGTTCAAGTCACAGACACACAGTCGATCCGATAAACGAAGGCCGGCTCTGCTGGGAAACAGGCTTCGTGAAGTATGCTGGCATCAAGCGGCACAGGCGCacacgctgcatgcgttgcTGAGGCTATTGATGTGCGGGAAGTTCCAAAACTCACATCGATGACAGACCCATCGGGCAGTTGGAAACCCCTTTCCTCGAAGTCCGGTGTCTCTGCCTTCAACACTCGACTATGCAGGTTTGGCACAGCCACTCGGCAGAGCCTGCATTTCATGTCTTCCATGACAGGAATAGTGCAGAGATGCAGATGCCGGTCGAACCAGGAGCACTCTGCAAGAGCCTGACTGAGGGCCGCTGTTATTGCTCCACCTGCATGACGCTCAAAGGGATTGTCCAGTGTGCACGCATTTGTACGTGGTGACGCACTCCAATGGAGAAAGCTTGAATGCGCAAGGTGTCACCTGCTGCTCGCGGGCAGGAGCGGTGCTGATCAGACAGCGCACTAGTTGGTCTGTTACCTGCTCGAAACATTCGCTGCGTGGCGTAAGCCAGCGGAAAGCCCTCGAAGACCGGAACGGCGCTTGTCAGACTATGCCCAATCTCGACCACTAAACCGCGCGACCGGCCTGCATTCAGAAGCCATCGCGATGCCACGCGGAAGCAAGATAACGCACTCTTtcagcagcagaggcacgcgTTGGACTGACAGTGGAGAATTGGCAGCATGTGAAGAAATATAATGTAAAGTTCGGCGGACTTACCAGAAGAAAAAAGTGAGAGTGGTCCTGGCTGTAGCAGCGCCATGCGCTTGCACTTGAATTTTTCGAAGAAAATTTCGAAGATCCATTCTTTCGAGGCATTGGAAGTTAACGGTGGACAGGTAAGCAAGTATACCATATCGCCTGTTTCGGGTGCAACAAATTTCTTTAACGCCGCCTCCCAAAGATCTTCGGTTGCGTCTTTATCCGCAATCATGCCATTCTGTATCGGATAATTCAACTCAGAATCTGAAAAACGAGCAGTAGGCTTTGAAACAAGGCCGTGCAGCGAACGCACAGTCAGTAACTGCTCCAGCGCCCACAGTTCTGCACCGGCAAGTTTGACCTGATACTTACCGCGTGAAAGTCCTCTCCAGGCATCGTTTCCTATAAGGTGCTCTGTCTGAAAAGAGGAAACGTCGTCGCTGTGGGCATCGTCTGAGTCTCGTGCCCTACGGACTGTTGCGCAAAGCGAAGGAACCACACTGCGTGGTAGATCCTCACCGGCAAAACCTATCTTCAAACTATGTGAACCGCTGTCAAGCACCACAGCCTCGACCTCATCCAGTGTGCACTCGAGCATGGTGAAAAAGGGTATTTGTAGGCAGTTTTACATTCCGTAACTTGCCTCAAGTGGCGATGCGTGTACTAGGATCTTGTGAAAGTGTGCTACGTGATAGTCTCAGTAGAAAGCTATTTATTGCTTCTGGGGACGATTTGCCTCCCCCGGCACTACGAATATGAGAAAGGGGCCACTGTCGATCGTAGATGCTTTCACAAGCGCCTCCGGTGTCAGCTAATGCACGACAGAGAGTTCCTGAGGGGAACATAGGAGATTGATTGTGATTTTGTTGTGGTGCTGTAGAGATAACTAGTCGTGGCCACGAAAGTGCCAGCAagcgtgcgcggcgcttcaACCATCACCGTGTTGCGCACATAGTGGTTGATGCCATCTCGAGGGTGACCCGGTTGCTGTTTGGTTCAGCCTGGGCGCCTCCGTTGGGACTGCGCACAAGTCTTCTCGGTGCCCCCAGAGTGACAAGGGTGCAACGCTGTGTGAAAGACAGACCAATCACACTTCAAGACAAGGCGTCTATTTCCCGACGAGGATGCGAGGGAGGACTTCGGCAACAGTCGCATGCATGTCGTGACTTTTCGGGGGCACACCAGGCAGAGTTTGTGACATGAGCTCTGAGACAGCACATGGACTGGTGGGGGAACCGCAAAACATCTCACTCCTTTCGCGACTCTCATTAAGCGTACGGGTGCGCTACACGTTGGCGGCCAGTGTATACATTATTTCATGATCTCGCTGTCAAAGAGGGATCCTGGCCGTGAAACGTAGAGGTTTGAGTTCCCCTACACCGTGTGCTGTACTATGCCAGGCCAGCGCTTCGCAGACGACCCACTATGCCATGCGTTGTTGTCATTCGGACTTCCAGGTTGTCATCCGCAGGTGCCAAAGGCTCTTCTCCATTCGTTAGTTTGTTCACGGGCAGAGCAGTTTATAATCAACCCTCTGCGTCAGCAACTACGCAGGACGAGTCCATTCTCAGGCCAGGACCCGTCCCTCCACAGTGATACGAGCATGAGGACGGAAGGCTACTTCAAGTCCAGGCTGCCCAACCAAGTCCGCAGTCTCCCCAGTTGAATTTAGGGTGGGCGAATCGTGACATGCAAGCAGGCGGCGTAACAGCCGACTGGAAGCTGTCCGCAATTAGTATTTGCAGTGGGTCACACTCATTTGCTCCACCCCTGCACGGATGTACTGTCACCCTTCGTACTATAGTTGCGGGCACATAGCTGACGGTGTCACTTGCGAGGTGGAAGCGCCGATCGTTTCTCGCTAGGCCTTGACCTCAAGTCTTGCGTCAATGAAAAAAAGCAGGCCACCCGAGACGTCGGGGCGGGACGGCGGCCTGATTCATTCGCAGCATCATCGCCCACGTAGCTCACGTCCGTCGCGATCGCGCTGTGATTCCTCGTTTCCACGATTCTTAGAGAAAGACAACCGAGTGCAGCACTGTCGCCTTTTCTACTTGGCGAAGAAAAGGTCACCGTTACGAAGTGTACCTCATATCTCAGCCTTCCCACATTTCACTCACAAGCAccggcctcttctctccccccTGGTCGAGAACGCTTCTGCTATACTGGACCACGGTAGGTACTACGCACTACACGACGCTATTCCACTTTCTCTTCCTTTGGTCCTTGGTGCCTGTTTCTTCCAGTGAGAACACTGAGCCAACTCAGCCGCCTACTGAAGACTGACGACATGTCAGCAATGgacccccccctcccccctccacCACTTTCCCTGGTGAAGCGCTCGGGCACGACGGCGTCTCGCTTCTCATGCTTGTTAGCGATGCCGGATCGACAACACCATTCTGGTTGGCAGTTACTTTACTGGGTTTGCATTGGAGTTGCAAAAAATGAATAAACAGAAGGTGCGCGACAGGGGCATACAGGCGCTTCATCGGCGGGCGTCTGCCGTGGCCACACTGTCTTGAAGTCCATCGACTctgtggggggggggggggggggggcgcgggaATGTGTCTTGGCGGCCTAGCTGTCGCCGGATTCAACCACTCCTTGCAATCGCAGTCGCATTATAGCAGCGCTGCTAACCTTCTGAAGCACTTCACGACCAAACTCGGGCGAATTTATTGTCTCTCTCCACCACTACCACATTTTTTTATACAGCGCAAAACTGATCCGAATTTTTCGTGCCGGGGGTCCGGCGAAATCTGTCGACAAACACGGCTGGAAATGTAGATCGTCCCTAAACCGTCTCGGTCGCAGGACAGCGCTGCCACGTGCTTAGTAAACTGTGGTATGCAGCTTTTTCGGTCGCTCGGCTTCTCCTGATCCTTTCTACTCTCTGGTGCTCCCCGTGGGATATTGCGTGTGGTATTGGCACTCTGGTTCactgtctctctgcctttGTTTCCGTGTCCCGCACTTTGGCGTGCAGGGTTCTTTTTTCGCGCCCTCCCATGTCTCGCTTTTGTCTCACGTGAACTCGAAATCTGTTCCGCACGGTACAGCGGGTCTGTTGGAATATTGTCTGGGACTCCATCTGCATGCATGGAGTTTCTT
This genomic interval carries:
- a CDS encoding actin-like protein ALP7 (encoded by transcript BESB_026200); translation: MIADKDATEDLWEAALKKFVAPETGDMVYLLTCPPLTSNASKEWIFEIFFEKFKCKRMALLQPGPLSLFSSGRSRGLVVEIGHSLTSAVPVFEGFPLAYATQRMFRAGGAITAALSQALAECSWFDRHLHLCTIPVMEDMKCRLCRVAVPNLHSRVLKAETPDFEERGFQLPDGSVIDVIRGPIREINYSFLPMHCVLCPLQLDQQVRFGPAELLFDDSIEVRDTPNLDEVPPSLQSELHTCETLQSLVHSAIATTDPEFQEEMRKNIVLAGGSSLLKNFANRLHGELLCIQPEEKDPFFIAADSHRRFSAWVGGSMLASLGTFEKFCISRHEYEDGGRPMADVIHERNVGR